One genomic region from Patescibacteria group bacterium encodes:
- a CDS encoding zinc ribbon domain-containing protein: MPLYEFKCKGCGDITEEYKNMSSKCRYIKCKSCGGSMVKIISRPNLITDTNFGYTGKFDSRLGGGKIEGRQDFWNRVKAKGLQEIDIKSLENPSTMEERLKKCPSII, translated from the coding sequence ATGCCTCTGTACGAGTTTAAGTGTAAAGGCTGCGGTGATATTACCGAAGAGTACAAGAATATGTCTTCTAAATGCAGATATATTAAATGTAAGTCCTGCGGTGGTTCTATGGTAAAAATAATATCACGACCGAATCTTATTACCGATACTAACTTTGGGTATACTGGCAAGTTCGACAGCCGTCTTGGGGGTGGAAAGATAGAAGGAAGACAGGATTTCTGGAACAGAGTAAAGGCAAAAGGCTTACAGGAAATTGATATTAAGTCTTTAGAGAATCCGTCTACGATGGAGGAACGACTTAAAAAGTGTCCGTCGATAATATAG